The following proteins come from a genomic window of Natrinema saccharevitans:
- a CDS encoding complex I subunit 4 family protein, with protein MMIEALIAVALIGALVTFVAPNRIAGKLAFAISLVPAALSLWLFAAFDGSGNALRSGELAFESQAAWLEIGDYSISWFVGLDGISLPLVVLTTILCTLAIVSSWTPIDERQSQFYGLILFIEAMLIGVFSALDFFLWFVFWEAVLIPMYLLIGIWGGPRRKYAAIKFFVYTNVASLVMFGSFVALVFGLGDVTSFALPEVATAMLEGGPNGLFGLSGTTLASVVFIGLFLGFAVKVPIVPFHTWLPDAHVEAPTPASILLAGVLLKMGTYALLRFNFTMFPDQVETYAVPIAAIAVISVIYGAMLALAQTDLKRIVAYSSVSSMGYVILGLVAYTQFGVGGATFQMISHGLISGLMFMAVGVIYNATHTRMVTDMSGLADRMPIAVGVLIAGAFGYMGLPLMSGFAAEYFIFFGSFGSEMLSYSALFTSLAMFGIVIVAGYLLFALQRTVFGPYRLETDYEVGRAPAHDVASLIVLLGLVVLLGVAPDLIFDMITDAIDPIVQGGDL; from the coding sequence ATGATGATCGAAGCACTGATCGCGGTCGCACTGATCGGCGCGCTCGTGACCTTCGTCGCGCCGAATCGCATCGCCGGCAAGCTCGCCTTCGCCATCAGTCTCGTGCCGGCGGCCCTGTCGCTGTGGCTGTTCGCGGCCTTCGACGGCAGCGGCAACGCCCTCCGGAGCGGCGAACTGGCCTTCGAATCGCAGGCGGCGTGGCTCGAGATCGGCGACTACTCGATCTCGTGGTTCGTCGGCCTCGACGGGATCAGCCTCCCGCTGGTGGTCCTGACGACGATCCTCTGTACGCTCGCGATCGTCAGCTCCTGGACCCCGATCGACGAGCGCCAGTCGCAGTTCTACGGGCTGATCCTCTTCATCGAAGCGATGCTGATCGGCGTCTTCTCGGCGCTGGATTTCTTCCTCTGGTTCGTCTTCTGGGAGGCGGTCCTGATCCCGATGTACCTGCTGATCGGGATCTGGGGCGGCCCGCGCCGGAAGTACGCCGCGATCAAGTTCTTCGTCTATACGAACGTGGCGTCGCTGGTGATGTTCGGCTCGTTCGTCGCCCTGGTCTTCGGGCTGGGCGACGTGACCTCCTTCGCGCTACCGGAGGTCGCGACCGCGATGCTGGAGGGCGGCCCCAACGGCCTCTTCGGGCTCAGCGGGACGACCCTCGCGTCGGTCGTGTTCATCGGGCTGTTCCTCGGCTTCGCGGTGAAGGTGCCGATCGTCCCGTTCCACACGTGGCTGCCCGACGCCCACGTCGAGGCCCCGACGCCGGCCTCGATCCTGCTGGCCGGCGTCCTGCTGAAGATGGGGACCTACGCCCTGCTGCGGTTCAACTTCACGATGTTTCCCGACCAGGTCGAGACCTACGCGGTGCCGATCGCGGCGATCGCCGTCATCAGCGTCATCTACGGCGCGATGCTGGCGCTTGCCCAGACCGACTTAAAGCGGATCGTCGCCTACTCGTCGGTCTCGTCGATGGGCTACGTCATCCTCGGGCTGGTCGCGTACACCCAGTTCGGGGTCGGCGGGGCGACCTTCCAGATGATCTCCCACGGCCTGATCTCCGGGCTGATGTTCATGGCCGTCGGCGTCATCTACAACGCGACCCACACGCGGATGGTCACCGACATGTCCGGGCTGGCAGACCGGATGCCGATCGCCGTCGGCGTGCTGATCGCCGGCGCGTTCGGCTACATGGGGCTGCCGCTGATGAGCGGCTTCGCCGCCGAGTACTTCATCTTCTTCGGCTCCTTCGGCTCGGAGATGCTGTCGTACTCGGCGCTGTTCACATCGCTGGCGATGTTCGGCATCGTCATCGTCGCGGGCTATCTCCTGTTCGCGCTCCAGCGGACCGTCTTCGGTCCGTATCGACTCGAAACCGACTACGAGGTCGGCCGCGCACCGGCTCACGACGTCGCGTCGCTGATCGTGTTGCTCGGACTCGTCGTCCTGCTGGGCGTGGCCCCCGACCTGATCTTCGACATGATAACCGACGCAATCGATCCGATCGTTCAGGGAGGTGACCTCTGA
- a CDS encoding NADH-quinone oxidoreductase subunit N: MAVVDLPQWLALAPALILAVTALVLFAFDSINPGSTNRTVLSGTTVIGALASLAVAVWYAAAGVGATGIENYGVIDIMGGQFVVDQLALFFMIVVAIVTALVAVASHDYLRDHAYQAEYYSLIVLAATGMSMMAASNSLVTAFIALELTSLPSYALVAILKDNRGSVEAGLKYFLIGALSSAIFVYGVSLVYGATGSLQLESIAANLGAAGELGGLLGLGILMLIGGVAFKTASVPFHFWAPEAYEGAPAPVSAFLSSASKAAGFVLAFRVFTTAFPLEATTAVIGVDWTWAFVILAIVTMTLGNFAAATQENVKRMLAYSSIGHAGYVLIGLAALSTPSGDLVMGAAMIHLFVYGFMNTGAFLFVGLAEHWGVGRTFEDYNGLATQAPVACAAMAVFMFSLAGIPPFGGFGSKYLLFIHTIEAAAENTALLAAAAALVINSTLSLYYYSRLVKALWIEEPLRERDALAKPTGLYAAIVAAAVVTAVILAAFGPITDVATEAAATVVG; encoded by the coding sequence ATGGCGGTCGTCGACCTGCCCCAGTGGCTGGCGCTGGCACCGGCGCTGATACTCGCCGTGACGGCGCTCGTCCTGTTCGCGTTCGATAGCATCAACCCCGGCTCGACGAACCGGACCGTCCTCTCCGGGACGACCGTGATCGGCGCGCTGGCCTCGCTGGCCGTCGCCGTCTGGTACGCCGCCGCCGGCGTCGGCGCGACGGGAATCGAGAACTACGGCGTCATCGACATCATGGGCGGCCAGTTCGTCGTCGACCAGCTGGCGCTGTTCTTCATGATCGTCGTGGCGATCGTCACCGCCTTGGTCGCGGTCGCGAGCCACGACTACCTACGGGACCACGCCTACCAGGCCGAGTACTACTCGCTAATCGTCCTCGCGGCGACCGGAATGTCGATGATGGCCGCCTCGAACAGCCTCGTGACGGCCTTTATCGCACTCGAGCTGACGAGCCTGCCGTCGTACGCGCTGGTCGCGATCCTCAAGGACAACCGCGGCAGCGTCGAGGCCGGCCTGAAGTACTTCCTGATCGGCGCGCTGTCGTCGGCGATCTTCGTCTACGGCGTCAGCCTGGTCTACGGCGCAACCGGCTCCCTGCAACTCGAGTCGATCGCGGCGAACCTCGGCGCGGCCGGCGAACTGGGCGGGCTACTCGGTCTGGGCATCCTGATGCTGATCGGCGGCGTCGCGTTCAAGACCGCCAGCGTCCCGTTCCACTTCTGGGCCCCGGAGGCCTACGAGGGTGCGCCCGCGCCGGTCTCCGCGTTCCTCTCCTCGGCCTCGAAGGCTGCCGGCTTCGTGCTGGCGTTTCGCGTGTTCACGACCGCGTTCCCGCTCGAGGCGACGACGGCGGTCATCGGCGTCGACTGGACGTGGGCGTTCGTCATCCTGGCGATCGTCACGATGACGCTCGGCAACTTCGCGGCGGCGACCCAGGAGAACGTCAAGCGGATGCTCGCCTACTCCTCGATCGGCCACGCCGGCTACGTGCTGATCGGGCTGGCGGCGCTTTCGACGCCGTCGGGCGACCTCGTCATGGGTGCGGCCATGATCCACCTGTTCGTCTACGGCTTCATGAACACGGGCGCGTTCCTGTTCGTGGGGCTGGCCGAACACTGGGGCGTCGGCCGCACCTTCGAGGACTACAACGGGCTCGCGACCCAGGCACCGGTCGCCTGCGCCGCGATGGCCGTCTTCATGTTCAGCCTCGCGGGTATCCCGCCCTTCGGCGGGTTCGGGAGCAAGTACCTCCTGTTCATTCACACGATCGAGGCGGCGGCCGAGAACACCGCGCTGCTCGCCGCCGCCGCGGCGCTCGTGATCAACAGCACGCTCTCGCTGTACTACTACTCCCGGCTCGTCAAGGCGCTGTGGATCGAGGAGCCGCTCCGCGAGCGGGACGCGCTCGCGAAACCGACCGGCCTCTACGCGGCGATCGTCGCCGCCGCCGTCGTGACCGCGGTCATCCTCGCGGCCTTCGGTCCGATCACCGACGTCGCGACCGAGGCTGCCGCGACGGTCGTCGGCTGA
- a CDS encoding DHH family phosphoesterase — protein sequence MGFRLVLGCGSVCRGVIDRLSERDGRLLVITDDEGIVETLRDESVPARNGDPSDPATVASVDRPDVIFVGSDRTDVNRAALEAARDRFPGAAVVAYLGGNATAADRERFDDLADTVVDPAGALSDRVLAETASRSAESAIELRDRLAGIDGRLAVIAHDNPDPDAIASATALVDIAESVGVPADACYFGDISHQENRAMVNLLELDLRNLGSAESLEEYAAFALVDHSRPGVNDQLPTELHVDIVIDHHPPRGPVPGDFVDLRQGAGATSTVLTEYVERFDLEFDPSTATALLYGIRVDTNDFTREVSPADFRAASVLSPHADASVLRQIEQPSLEGDTLDTIARAIKNRVQRDSVVVASVGRIGDRDALPQAADQLLAMEGVETTLVFGFNDEMVYVSARSRAADVDLGETLRDAFDRIGSAGGHADMAGAQLEIGILGSADDEAEIESIVSVVEEVIANRFFEAIETRPGVPVGAYTQTSEWLFTKRGKPDGGESA from the coding sequence ATGGGTTTCCGGCTCGTGCTCGGCTGCGGCTCCGTCTGTCGGGGGGTCATCGACCGCCTCTCCGAGCGCGACGGTCGACTGCTCGTCATCACCGACGACGAGGGAATCGTCGAGACGCTGCGTGACGAGAGCGTCCCGGCACGCAACGGCGATCCGAGCGATCCCGCGACCGTCGCGAGCGTCGATCGGCCGGACGTGATCTTCGTCGGTAGCGACCGCACCGACGTCAACCGGGCCGCACTCGAGGCAGCGCGCGATCGGTTCCCCGGGGCTGCGGTCGTGGCCTATCTGGGCGGCAACGCGACGGCCGCGGACCGCGAGCGCTTCGACGATCTCGCAGACACGGTCGTCGACCCCGCGGGCGCACTGTCCGATCGGGTCCTCGCGGAGACGGCGAGCCGGTCGGCCGAGTCGGCGATCGAACTCCGGGACCGGCTCGCTGGGATCGACGGCCGACTCGCGGTGATCGCCCACGACAACCCCGATCCCGACGCGATCGCCAGCGCGACCGCGCTGGTCGACATCGCCGAGTCCGTCGGCGTTCCGGCCGACGCCTGCTACTTCGGCGACATCTCCCACCAGGAGAACCGCGCGATGGTCAACCTCCTCGAGTTGGATCTGCGGAACCTCGGGTCGGCGGAGTCGCTCGAGGAGTACGCCGCGTTCGCGCTGGTCGACCACTCCCGGCCGGGGGTCAACGACCAGCTCCCGACGGAGTTGCACGTCGACATCGTCATCGACCACCACCCGCCGCGCGGACCGGTTCCCGGCGATTTCGTCGACCTCCGTCAGGGCGCGGGCGCGACCAGTACCGTCCTGACCGAGTACGTCGAGCGGTTCGATCTCGAGTTCGACCCGTCGACTGCGACGGCGCTTTTGTACGGCATCCGGGTCGATACGAACGACTTCACCCGCGAAGTCTCCCCCGCAGACTTCCGGGCCGCGTCGGTGCTGTCGCCCCACGCGGACGCGTCGGTCCTGCGCCAGATCGAACAGCCGTCGCTCGAGGGCGACACCCTCGACACGATCGCGCGGGCGATCAAGAACCGGGTCCAGCGCGACTCGGTCGTGGTGGCAAGCGTCGGCCGGATCGGCGATCGGGACGCGCTGCCCCAAGCCGCCGACCAACTGCTCGCGATGGAGGGCGTCGAGACGACGCTCGTCTTCGGCTTCAACGACGAGATGGTCTACGTCTCGGCCCGGTCGCGGGCCGCCGACGTCGACCTCGGCGAGACGCTTCGGGACGCGTTCGACCGGATCGGCAGCGCCGGCGGCCACGCCGACATGGCCGGCGCACAACTCGAGATCGGTATTCTGGGCAGCGCCGACGACGAAGCGGAGATCGAGTCGATCGTCAGCGTCGTCGAAGAGGTGATCGCGAACCGCTTCTTCGAGGCGATCGAGACGCGGCCGGGGGTCCCGGTCGGGGCCTACACCCAGACAAGCGAATGGCTGTTCACGAAGCGCGGCAAACCGGACGGCGGCGAGTCGGCGTGA
- a CDS encoding CBS domain-containing protein yields the protein MEVVSDRTKPKVKDYMTRDVATVSPDETVGEVSTRIAESEEHSGFPVCERRRVEGFISARDLLLADDSDPIFTVMATDLLVAHPDMKVTDAARVILRSGIQKLPVVDDAGNLVGIISNADVIRSQIERATPEKVGKLKRTLEQIHEIELTEERRTVALADLTPTQGRVYADELEGRRYELERGLAEPLVVIDNDGTLLLADGHHRVLAADRLGIDEMDAYVIVIDHEIDLGMARTAEKENLERIDDIEAVDYARHPLVQTTKRLQSDGSGTDDEK from the coding sequence ATGGAGGTCGTGTCGGACCGAACGAAGCCCAAGGTCAAAGACTACATGACGCGCGACGTCGCGACGGTGTCGCCGGACGAAACCGTCGGCGAGGTGTCGACCCGGATCGCGGAGAGCGAGGAACACAGCGGCTTTCCGGTCTGTGAGCGCCGCCGCGTCGAGGGCTTCATCAGCGCCCGCGACCTGTTGCTGGCCGACGACAGCGATCCGATCTTTACCGTGATGGCGACCGATCTGCTGGTTGCCCATCCCGACATGAAGGTGACCGACGCCGCCCGGGTCATCCTCCGGTCGGGCATTCAGAAGCTCCCCGTCGTCGACGACGCGGGCAATCTCGTCGGAATCATCTCCAACGCCGACGTGATCCGCAGCCAGATCGAGCGGGCGACCCCCGAGAAGGTCGGCAAACTCAAACGCACGCTCGAGCAGATCCACGAGATCGAGCTCACGGAGGAACGCCGGACCGTCGCCCTCGCCGACCTCACCCCCACGCAGGGTCGGGTCTACGCCGACGAACTCGAAGGCCGCCGATACGAACTCGAGCGGGGGCTGGCCGAGCCGCTGGTAGTCATCGACAACGACGGCACGCTCTTGCTGGCCGACGGCCACCACCGCGTGCTGGCGGCCGACCGACTGGGAATCGACGAGATGGACGCCTACGTCATCGTCATCGATCACGAGATCGATCTGGGGATGGCACGGACGGCCGAGAAAGAGAACCTAGAGCGGATCGACGACATCGAGGCCGTCGACTACGCGCGACATCCGCTCGTCCAGACGACGAAGCGGCTCCAGTCCGACGGTAGCGGAACGGACGACGAGAAGTAG
- the gatB gene encoding Asp-tRNA(Asn)/Glu-tRNA(Gln) amidotransferase subunit GatB: MTAQTVQQGDLVTVIGLEVHVQLETDTKIFCGCSTEPTDEPNENVCPVCLGLPGSLPVLNEGAVEAAVKIGKAIDADIPEETRFHRKNYYYPDLPKNFQITQYDEPICQAGELEIAVEGQRRTVAIERAHLEEDPGSLQHVGGGGGIDSAEYTLVDYNRAGTPLMEIVTAPDFRSPGEVRAFLAELEEVLEYLGVFDADRDGSLRIDANLSIIPAAEIDGDDTDEIDTAVLESANRTEVKNISSHKGAEKALAYEETRQKNAIQRGRAVEQETRHWDESRGITVSMRSKEEEKDYRYFEESDLPPLRVSGWKDEIEIPELPSARRERFQDEYGLSEEAASKLTSTKQVADFYEDVAGEFDPDLAATWVADNLLGELNYRDIEITEIEGRLEEITRLVELVAEDEITAKNARETVLRSMLDDGNAPDEIVEAEGLGKTGEDEVERAVVEAIDENPDAVDDYESGDEGAINFLVGQVMQKTGGSADPGDVNQLLRAELDG, translated from the coding sequence ATGACTGCCCAGACCGTCCAGCAGGGCGACCTCGTGACCGTCATCGGGCTCGAGGTCCACGTCCAGCTGGAGACCGACACGAAGATCTTCTGTGGCTGTTCGACCGAGCCGACCGACGAGCCCAACGAGAACGTCTGCCCGGTCTGTCTCGGCCTGCCGGGGTCGCTGCCGGTGCTGAACGAGGGCGCCGTCGAAGCCGCGGTCAAGATCGGAAAGGCGATCGACGCCGACATTCCCGAGGAGACCCGGTTCCACCGGAAGAACTACTACTACCCCGACCTCCCCAAGAACTTCCAGATTACCCAGTACGACGAGCCGATCTGTCAGGCGGGCGAACTCGAGATCGCCGTCGAGGGCCAGCGCCGGACCGTCGCGATCGAGCGCGCCCACCTGGAGGAGGACCCGGGCAGCCTCCAGCACGTCGGCGGCGGTGGCGGCATCGACTCCGCGGAGTACACCCTCGTCGACTACAACCGCGCCGGAACGCCGCTGATGGAGATCGTCACCGCGCCGGACTTTCGCAGCCCCGGCGAGGTCCGGGCGTTCCTCGCGGAACTCGAGGAAGTACTGGAGTACCTGGGCGTCTTCGACGCCGACCGCGACGGTAGCCTGCGGATCGACGCCAACCTCTCGATCATCCCCGCCGCGGAGATCGACGGCGACGACACCGACGAGATCGACACGGCGGTCCTCGAGTCGGCCAACCGTACCGAGGTCAAGAACATCTCGAGTCACAAGGGCGCGGAGAAGGCCCTGGCCTACGAGGAGACCCGCCAGAAAAACGCCATCCAGCGCGGTCGCGCGGTCGAGCAGGAGACCCGCCACTGGGACGAGAGTCGGGGCATCACGGTCTCGATGCGCTCGAAGGAAGAAGAGAAGGACTACCGCTACTTCGAGGAGTCCGACCTGCCGCCGCTGCGGGTCTCGGGCTGGAAAGACGAAATCGAGATTCCCGAACTCCCCTCGGCCCGCCGCGAGCGGTTCCAGGACGAGTACGGCCTGAGCGAGGAAGCGGCGTCCAAACTCACCTCCACGAAACAGGTCGCGGACTTCTACGAGGACGTCGCCGGCGAGTTCGATCCCGACCTCGCCGCGACGTGGGTCGCGGACAACCTGCTGGGCGAACTCAACTACCGCGACATCGAGATCACCGAGATCGAGGGCCGCCTCGAGGAGATCACGCGGCTGGTCGAACTCGTCGCCGAGGACGAGATCACGGCCAAAAACGCCCGCGAGACCGTCCTTCGATCGATGCTCGACGACGGGAACGCGCCCGACGAGATCGTCGAGGCGGAAGGACTGGGCAAGACCGGCGAGGACGAGGTCGAGCGGGCCGTCGTCGAGGCGATCGACGAGAATCCCGACGCCGTCGACGACTACGAGAGCGGCGACGAGGGCGCGATCAACTTCCTGGTCGGACAGGTGATGCAGAAGACGGGTGGGAGTGCGGATCCGGGCGACGTGAACCAGCTGCTGCGGGCGGAGTTGGACGGGTAA
- a CDS encoding DUF7345 domain-containing protein, translating into MRHSLDRVTVVVFAAMLTIGAVPIAAGSAVGHSIQTTTDGVPSVRAAETPEADTTVTRIAIAENGAARWSVTVRTRLENDSDVDNYEAFQGQFRSDRDSYVEEFERRMTGVVSSASESTGRSMNASGFRAETSIQEVPRRWGTVTYSFRWSNFAAVDGNGMIVGDVFEGGLYLGEDDRLRIVPPTGYAPVETSPPPDEVDGTTVVWGGPKEFADRQPTVRFDGSDSAAESDTDGTAGSPRLSFLLGGTLVILAILGVVVAAFGRDEVTRALSWPRFGSDSVSEPTGSPDDGSDDTTKQPAANEPRAESGTSSVSSTAASSVPADLATDEDRVRALLERNGGRMRQAAIAEELEWSASKTSRVVSGMAAENDVEKLRIGRENVIDLLEDATDETG; encoded by the coding sequence GTGCGTCACTCACTCGATCGAGTCACCGTCGTGGTCTTCGCGGCGATGCTTACGATCGGTGCCGTCCCGATCGCGGCCGGGTCGGCGGTCGGCCACTCGATCCAGACGACCACCGACGGCGTCCCCTCGGTCCGAGCCGCGGAGACGCCCGAGGCAGATACGACGGTGACGCGAATCGCGATCGCCGAGAACGGGGCTGCACGCTGGTCGGTAACGGTTCGCACGCGGCTCGAAAACGACTCGGACGTCGATAATTACGAGGCCTTTCAGGGGCAGTTCCGAAGCGACCGGGACTCCTACGTCGAGGAGTTCGAGCGCCGCATGACTGGCGTCGTTTCCAGCGCGTCGGAGTCGACCGGTCGATCGATGAACGCGTCCGGGTTCCGGGCCGAGACCTCTATTCAGGAGGTCCCCCGACGGTGGGGAACGGTCACGTACTCGTTCCGGTGGTCAAACTTCGCCGCGGTCGACGGGAACGGGATGATCGTCGGAGACGTGTTCGAGGGCGGCCTCTATCTCGGCGAGGACGACCGGCTTCGAATCGTCCCACCGACTGGATACGCGCCGGTTGAAACCTCGCCACCGCCGGACGAGGTCGACGGCACGACCGTCGTCTGGGGAGGACCGAAGGAGTTCGCCGACCGACAGCCGACGGTCCGCTTCGACGGGTCCGACTCGGCGGCCGAGAGCGATACCGACGGAACGGCAGGGAGTCCTCGGCTTTCGTTCCTGCTCGGTGGAACACTCGTTATCCTCGCGATCCTCGGCGTCGTCGTGGCCGCGTTCGGCCGCGATGAGGTCACTCGAGCCCTCTCGTGGCCCCGGTTCGGGAGTGACTCGGTCTCCGAACCGACCGGATCGCCGGACGACGGTTCGGACGACACCACGAAACAGCCCGCCGCGAACGAGCCTCGAGCCGAGAGCGGGACATCTTCGGTATCATCGACCGCCGCGTCGTCAGTGCCCGCCGACCTCGCGACGGACGAGGATCGCGTCCGCGCGCTTCTCGAGCGAAACGGCGGTCGGATGCGCCAGGCCGCGATCGCCGAGGAACTCGAGTGGTCGGCCTCGAAGACGTCGCGAGTCGTCTCGGGCATGGCGGCGGAAAACGACGTCGAAAAGCTACGGATCGGCCGTGAGAACGTGATCGACCTGCTCGAGGACGCAACTGACGAGACGGGATAG
- a CDS encoding DUF7345 domain-containing protein, producing MRRGTDRDRLLPNGTYRAGLLSVVLVGLLLTGSVAASLDGAHSTARSQETDADSAFEVALDSDGDATVIVHVTFDLSDEADRAAFESLEANETKRSQLETRTERRLQTVATSAANETGREMAIEDTRTSFETDEGTDRGIVSVSATWTEFAATDDDRLTVTEPFASGFTSERPVVMALPEGYSLSASTPEPSERTDGRIVWDANTSLEGYEAVVTPADESADEGTDEQPGFGLGAAVAAIAGSAWLYRRR from the coding sequence ATGAGGCGTGGAACTGACCGGGACCGACTGCTGCCGAACGGCACGTATCGAGCGGGACTCCTGTCAGTCGTCCTCGTCGGACTGCTCCTGACGGGGAGCGTCGCTGCGTCCCTCGACGGCGCGCACAGCACTGCTCGCTCGCAGGAAACCGACGCCGACTCAGCGTTCGAGGTCGCTCTCGATTCCGACGGCGACGCGACGGTGATCGTCCACGTCACGTTCGACCTGAGCGACGAGGCGGATCGGGCGGCCTTCGAATCGCTCGAGGCGAACGAGACGAAACGGAGTCAACTCGAAACCCGCACTGAACGGCGATTGCAGACGGTCGCGACGAGCGCGGCCAACGAGACCGGTCGCGAGATGGCGATCGAAGACACGCGCACGTCCTTCGAGACAGACGAAGGGACCGATCGCGGTATCGTTTCCGTCTCGGCGACCTGGACCGAATTCGCGGCTACCGACGACGATCGGCTGACTGTCACCGAGCCGTTCGCCAGTGGCTTCACGTCGGAGCGGCCCGTCGTGATGGCTCTCCCCGAGGGCTACTCGCTCTCGGCGTCCACGCCGGAGCCGAGCGAGCGAACGGACGGACGCATCGTCTGGGACGCGAACACGTCGCTCGAGGGATACGAGGCGGTCGTTACTCCCGCGGACGAATCGGCGGATGAGGGGACCGACGAACAGCCTGGATTCGGCCTCGGGGCAGCAGTTGCGGCGATCGCCGGGAGCGCGTGGCTGTACCGCCGCCGGTAA
- a CDS encoding deoxyhypusine synthase: MTDDESRDHVVPGSEEELSTADVRGYDFRGEFDFGELLESYETTGFQATQLAEAIDIAKRMRDEDATIYLTCTSNIISSGLREVVAALVREGYVDVLITTSGSLTEDVIKTAKPFKMGEWDADEVELRERGINRLGNIFVPSDRYVWLEEYLYDFFDDFFAEEKIRTPTAFARELGETLEDEDSVLKQAADNDVPVYCPALTDAEVGNFLYYYRQGYDSEVGIEILDDYDSLIEDGLLADTTGLIAVGGGVPKHHAIMTNLFRGGADYVVYISTGMEGDGSLSGAPPNEAVSWGKIKEAEKNYTQIEAEATLVFPLLVAGAFDF; this comes from the coding sequence ATGACCGACGACGAGTCACGCGATCACGTCGTGCCCGGCAGCGAGGAGGAGCTGTCGACGGCCGACGTTCGCGGCTACGACTTCCGCGGCGAGTTCGACTTCGGTGAACTGCTCGAGTCCTACGAGACGACCGGCTTTCAGGCGACCCAGCTCGCGGAAGCGATCGACATCGCAAAGCGAATGCGAGACGAAGACGCGACGATCTATCTGACCTGTACGTCGAACATCATCTCCTCGGGGCTGCGCGAGGTCGTCGCCGCGCTCGTCCGCGAGGGGTACGTCGACGTGTTGATCACGACCTCCGGATCGCTCACCGAGGACGTCATCAAGACGGCCAAGCCGTTCAAGATGGGCGAATGGGATGCCGACGAGGTCGAACTCCGCGAACGCGGGATCAACCGCCTCGGCAACATCTTCGTTCCCTCCGACCGGTACGTCTGGCTCGAGGAGTACCTCTATGACTTCTTCGACGACTTCTTCGCGGAGGAGAAGATCCGGACCCCGACGGCCTTCGCCCGCGAACTCGGCGAGACGCTCGAGGACGAGGACTCGGTGCTGAAACAGGCCGCCGACAACGACGTCCCGGTGTACTGTCCGGCGCTGACCGACGCCGAGGTCGGCAACTTCCTGTACTACTACCGCCAGGGGTACGACTCGGAGGTCGGCATCGAAATTCTGGACGACTACGATTCCCTGATCGAGGACGGCCTGTTGGCCGACACCACCGGTCTCATCGCGGTCGGCGGCGGCGTGCCGAAACACCACGCGATCATGACGAACCTCTTCCGCGGCGGCGCCGACTACGTCGTCTACATCTCGACCGGTATGGAAGGCGACGGCTCGCTGTCGGGCGCGCCGCCGAACGAGGCCGTCTCGTGGGGCAAAATCAAGGAGGCCGAGAAGAACTACACCCAGATCGAGGCCGAGGCGACGCTCGTCTTCCCGCTGCTTGTCGCCGGTGCGTTCGACTTCTGA